Proteins from one Megalops cyprinoides isolate fMegCyp1 chromosome 11, fMegCyp1.pri, whole genome shotgun sequence genomic window:
- the med4 gene encoding mediator of RNA polymerase II transcription subunit 4 gives MAVSDRSTKERLLSVLDDLEVLSRELIEMLALSRTQKLPQPGEDTQIVELLVQRDAEFQELMKVALEQGKVHQEMQLLEKEVEKRDSDIQQLQKQLKEAEHILATAVYQAKEKLKSIEKARKGSISSEEIIKYAHRISASNAVCAPLNWVPGDPRRPYPTDLEMRSGMLGHMSNLPTNGVNGHLPGDALAAGRLPDVLTPQYPWQSSDVSVGMLPPHHSNDFSLEPPGHNKENEDDVEAMSTDSSSSSSDSD, from the exons ATGGCGGTTTCCGACAGGTCTACGAAAGAGCGTCTTTTATCTGTTTTGGACGACCTGGAGGTGTTATCTAG GGAACTGATTGAGATGCTTGCTTTGTCGAGGACGCAAAAACTTCCTCAGCCGGGTGAAGATACTCAG ATTGTGGAGCTGCTGGTGCAGAGGGATGCGGAGTTCCAGGAGCTGATGAAGGTGGCTCTGGAGCAGGGGAAGGTCCACCAGGAAATGCAGCTcctggagaaggaggtggagaagaGGGACAGTGacatccagcagctgcagaaacagTTGAAAGAAGCTGAACACATTCTG GCGACTGCTGTGTATCAAGCAAAGGAGAAACTGAAATCAATTGAAAAAGCTCGAAAag GGAGCATTTCCTCTGAAGAGATCATCAAATATGCTCACAGAATCAGTGCAAGCAATGCTGTGTGTGCCCCTCTCAACTGGGTACCAG GTGACCCACGGAGACCCTATCCCACCGACTTGGAGATGCGCAGTGGAATGCTGGGTCACATGAGTAACCTGCCAACCAATGGGGTGAATGGACATCTTCCAGGCGATGCCCTGGCTGCTGGCAGATTGCCAG atgTTCTAACACCGCAGTATCCGTGGCAGTCCAGCGATGTGTCTGTGGGCATGCTTCCCCCCCACCACAGCAACGACTTCTCACTAGAGCCCCCGGGGCACAACAAGGAGAACGAGGACGACGTGGAGGCCATGTCCACCGACtcatccagcagcagcagcgactCAGACTGA